Proteins found in one Oscarella lobularis chromosome 16, ooOscLobu1.1, whole genome shotgun sequence genomic segment:
- the LOC136196858 gene encoding uncharacterized protein, with the protein MISHRGRYGISRAVDHVAIFFSLNPIPMPVFLAKNYYAEVSHQNDSKDVLKQMICLDSIETTCIDDQKFYWPDLRQEDFGSYGNEKDSLDEDLESLDSGYRCSELESFADDFEDTCSEELPEDVETALLEACDEAIEMVKASSNQTTLFWEDDNDDDDSDDKWCLEDFLPLCASGDYLADYLAQLRRLDVLQKRLHQVGVSVVPDPFLTGDGEPISERLMRSIFDASNEPTGEETEATSTHSKDFTELPDLLQKEPLGEENVFEGFCEPFRDDELFRRDAVNPGSCVRAHIEVDCLFVDKLDGDDGFVDDVVARVRESLRSDLSYGDDSATTAEKSSTLVLLNDDNANGDCFNASTCLIETPVSDRSPIERYSRRRMNDHLDAMSPIPMSPQPLLRILSPSTANREELSIQRRDMSYDDIAGLVFEVPPLDAIATLPRPPTVLNLMEILEVSVETLSSTLEVDLYWDPVSDSESFVDSAMRALRDELLFESNDGNDDNERCFLAETFCKAQPFLTFVNDDLLLREEEEEENALPPQTLASSLGIPSLRNEPEGYRKKTLQQKRRHSPPPERLRKSKQQPFPAFDPLDEFSMLRTRKAAEPSPSPLPAGEEKGTKGTFGQDGIPSVNSITREVEMQGSLINVVALLERTADAPLGALRSHNVLTRRDSFQIVQLDYIRFRMREVEVRLATDDERPRDEEIYKNAYCLCILVELADLIVHCSIRSAIGHLSKTLEKRESLAVKDFLDLVLHHLTRNERNLRAQKVYHAKLNELRNLVNGHGSNGCHLSKIMILISRCFDVLSEEIGEFLTRQCNVRTASLPVSQTLQAYDCLLVSCKETPTETISWEEFDLVIYYEKQDDDNVEIARNVRVVELKTSGINSQTMALEGPEESQTGPSTNPPSTAREQMTLIASSRIVQDKKLLLALEDRYSVVVIERDYNALTAQMPYLFFADIIMDEETAVILATIDELNQPDGVKALTKKLTALSLKYVVNWLVIYRQKQAEENGAVFFESDCIAKLFACTAHLRQGDDSFKLRLVFGFGEDDVARHVRLIGDRASAKNRRQWFTRSWITDQMTAHEAFLVSIPSISSFTAQLLLNSAPLTQLLSLRVDDLARLCPSVPLKVYKHFFTASSARSSVPYTDTSTNWLLESPSQSVERTNDECLVPCYDITSSPLFDENSKTCVDISYGNCFSFLSSLLLDGSVFVTPSPMKQKTYRKIGYRKPSNPSETQTRIVFL; encoded by the exons ATGATCAGCCATCGAGGAAGATACGGGATTTCACGCGCGGTTGACCACGTggcaattttcttttcactcAACCCGATCCCAATGCCCGTGTTCTTAGCAAAGAATTATTACGCAGAG GTCTCACACCAAAACGACTCGAAGGACGTTCTGAAGCAAATGATTTGTCTCGACTCCATAGAAACGACTTGTATCGACGATCAGAAATTCTATTGGCCTG atttgAGGCAGGAAGACTTTGGTAGCTATGGTAACGAAAAGGACTCGCTCGACGAAGACTTGGAATCGTTAGACAGCGGATATCGGTGTTCGGAATTGGAGAGCTTTGCTGACGATTTCGAGGATACGTGTAGCGAAGAGCTACCGGAGGACGTTGAGACGGCTTTGCTTGAAGCGTGTGACGAGGCAATAGAGATGGTCAAGGCGTCATCAAATCAGACGACGCTCTTCTGGGAGGATGacaatgatgatgacgacagcgacgacaaatGGTGTCTCGAAGATTTTCTGCCTCTTTGCGCGTCCGGCGACTACTTGGCCGACTACCTGGCTCAATtacgtcgactcgacgtgCTGCAGAAGCGATTGCATCAGGTGGGGGTCAGCGTCGTTCCGGATCCGTTTCTGActggcgacggcgagccgATAAGCGAGCGACTGATGAGGTCGATATTTGACGCGAGCAACGAGCCGACGggagaagaaacggaagcgacgtcgacgcactcAAAGGACTTCACCGAGTTGCCGGATCTGCTACAGAAGGAACCTCTCGGC GAGGAGAACGTCTTTGAAGGTTTTTGCGAGCCctttcgagacgacgagctcTTCCGTCGCGATGCTGTCAATCCAGGATCTTGCGTTCGAGCGCACATCGAAGTAGACTGCTTGTTTGTCGACAAACTCGACGGGGATGATGGCTtcgttgatgacgttgtCGCGCGAGTGAGAGAGTCGCTTCGGTCGGATTTGAGCTACGGTGACGATAGTGCAACGACGGCGGAAAAATCCTCGACTCTCGTTCTTTTGAATGATGACA ATGCGAACGGCGACTGTTTTAATGCGAGCACGTGTCTGATCGAGACGCCGGTGTCCGACAGAAGTCCAATAGAAAGATATAGTCGTCGCAGAATGAATGATCATCTCGACGCAATGTCACCTATACCGATGAGTCCCCAACCGTTGCT ACGAATCCTGTCCCCGAGCACTGCAAATAGAGAAGAGCTGTCTATACAGAGAAGAGACATGAGCTATGACGACATAGCAGGACTCGTCTTCGAAG TTCCCCCGCTCGATGCTATAGCAACGCTACCTCGACCACCGACCGTTCTCAATCTGATGGAAATTCTCGAAGTGAGTGTCGAGACGCTCAGTAGCACGCTCGAAGTCGATCTCTACTGGGATCCGGTGAGCGACAGcgaatcgttcgtcgacaGTGCAATGCGAGCTCTTCGAGACGAGTTATTATTTGAAAGTAACGACGGGAACGACGATAACGAGCGTTGTTTCCTTGCGGAGACTTTCTGCAAGGCTCAACCTTTTCTTACGTTCG TTAACGACGATCTTCTGTTgagagaagaggaggaggaagagaacgCGTTGCCTCCACAAACATTGGCTTCTAGCTTGGGAATACCGAGCCTACGAAACG AACCCGAGGGTTACCGGAAAAAAACGCTGCAGCAAAAGCGTCGTCATTCTCCACCTCCAGAACGCCTTAGGAAATCAAAGCAGCAACCGTTTCCAGCGTTTGATCCACTTGATGAGTTCTCCATGCTTCGAACCAGGAAAGCGGCAGAGCCGTCGCCTTCACCACTACCTGCAGGGGAGGAAAAGGGGACAAAAGGAACGTTCGGTCAAGACGGAATACCATCGGTCAATTCAATTACTCGCGAAGTCGAGATGCAAG GTTCTCTCataaacgtcgtcgctcttctgGAGCGTACGGCCGACGCGCCGCTCGGCGCACTTCGTTCCCACAACGTGCTGACTCGTCGCGACTCTTTTCAAATCGTGCAGCTCGACTATATTCGATTTCGAATGAGAGAAGTGGAAGTGCGACTGGCGActgacgacgagcgaccTCGAGACGAGGAGATCTACAAGAACGCTTATTGTTTGTGCATTCTCGTTGAATTGGCTGACCTTATCGTCCACTGCAGTATTAGATCTGCAATAG GTCATCTATCCAAGACactagaaaagagagagagttTAGCTGTTAAAG ACTTTCTTGATCTCGTCCTGCATCATTTGACGAGGAACGAGCGCAATCTCAGAGCCCAGAAAGTGTACCATGCCAAGTTGAACGAACTTCGAAATCTCGTCAACGGTCACGGCTCCAATGGATGTCATTTGAGCAAG ATTATGATTCTCATAAGTCGCTGTTTCGACGTTCTGTCTGAAGAAATAGGAGAATTTTTAACACGACAGTGCAACGTAAGGACTGCGTCCCTACCGGTGTCCCAAAC ACTCCAAGCTTATGACTGCCTACTGGTGTCGTGTAAAGAGACTCCGACTGAAACGATTTCCTGGGAAGAATTTGACCTCGTAATCTACTACGAAaaacaagacgacgacaatgtaGAAATAGCACGAAACGTCCGAGTCGTTGAGCTCAAAACCTCAGGAATCAATAGTCAAACAATGGCCCTTGAGGGGCCGGAGGAGTCGC AAACCGGCCCTTCTACCAATCCTCCGTCTACCGCTCGAGAGCAAATGACGTTGATAGCGTCAAGTAGAATCGTTCAAGACAAGAAACTGCTACTTGCACTCGAAGACAG GTACAGCGTCGTTGTTATCGAAAGGGACTACAACGCACTAACGGCGCAGATG CCTTATCTGTTCTTTGCGGACATTATTATGGACGAGGAAACTGCAGTCATACTAGCGACAATAGACGAGCTCAATCAACCAGACGGAGTCAAGGCTCTAACGAAAAAACTAACTGCTCTCTCGCTGAAGTATGTCGTCAATTGGCTTGTGATCTATCGTCAGAAGCAGGCTGAGGAAAACGGAGC TGTCTTCTTTGAGTCCGACTGCATAGCGAAATTGTTTGCGTGCACTGCTCACCTTCGGCAAGGCGACGATTCTTTCAAACTTCGACTCGTCTTCGGCTTCGGAGAGGACGACGTAGCGCGACACGTACGACTTATTGGCGACAGGGCATCGGCCAAAAATCGGCGCCAATGGTTCACAAGATCTTGGATAACAGACCAAATGACAGCA CATGAAGCGTTTCTCGTAAGCATTCCGTCGATCAGCTCCTTTAC AGCTCAGCTTTTACTCAATTCTGCACCTCTGACTCAATTACTGTCTCTTCGCGTTGACGATCTCGCTCGGCTGTGTCCTTCCGTACCTCTCAAAGTCTATAAG cATTTCTTCACTGCCTCGTCTGCTCGCAGCTCCGTACCATACACAGACACGTCGACAAattggctcttagaatcgCCTTCCCAATCCGTCGAACGC ACGAACGATGAATGCCTGGTCCCTTGCTACGACATCACTTCTTCACCCCTATTCGATGAAAATAGTAAGACATGCGTAGACATATCTTACGGTAactgtttctcttttctttcttcacttcTCTTGGATGGCTCCGTTTTCGTCACCCCTAGTCCAATGAAGCAAAAGACGTATAGAAAGATAGGCTATCGAAAACCGAGTAATCCTTCTGAGACGCAAACGCGAATAGTATTCCTTTAG
- the LOC136196859 gene encoding exosome RNA helicase MTR4-like yields MKEKSKESKPAKVYPFSLDPFQKEALKCLEARESVLVSAHTSAGKTVVAEYAIAMSLRDKQRVIYTTPIKALSNQKYRDLNEEFGDVGLMTGDVTLNPGASCLVMTTEILRSMLYRGSEVMREVGWVVFDECHYMRDKERGVVWEETIILLPDNVYYVFLSATIPNARQFASWTCHLHKQPVHVVYTDYRPVPLQHYVYPAGADGLYLIVDEKGDFKEENFQKAMGLLKDGEGSRVGRKGGTKGSSTCYNVVKMIMERNMQPVIVFSFSKRDCEAYALQMSKLDFNTDEEKKLVDEVFSNAIDALSDEDKHLPQVEHVLPLLKRGVGIHHGGLLPILKEVIEILFGEGLIKALFATETFALGLNMPARTVVFSNPRKFDGKEFRWVTGGEYIQMSGRAGRRGIDERGIVMLMVDEKMDPPVGKTLLKGHSDPLNSAFYLNYNMVLNLLRVEEINPEYMLEKSFYQWQHEMAIPDMEDKMTHLQSAKESVDIPNEKEAMLYYKIRQQLDKLEIELRSYIVKPKYLLPFLQPGRLISVKDGDDDYGWGAVVNFQKKAVKGEGSRYVVDVLLHCVAETSPVFGKIPKPAASRSDGEMQVVPISIKLIEAISSVRIYLSKDLKPKDSRQTVLRTIQEVRRRFKDKLPYLDPVEDMNITEDGFKKTVKKIETLERRLFSHPLHDDPEEKHVYELCEKKEKLASEVKHTKSQIKKAKTVLLLDQLKCRKRVLRRLGYASASDVVDLKGRVACEITSSDCLLLTEMMFNGTFNDLAVEQTVALLSCFIFEEKTEASTKLSEELAGPLRVLQETARRIAHIAAECKMEIVEDEYVQSFKTGLMDVVYTWAKGSTFAQLCKMTEVFEGSIIRTMRRLEELLREMCQAAKVIGNTELENKFSQGITKIKRDIVFAASLYL; encoded by the exons ATGAAGGAGAAGTCAAAAGAGAGCAAACCAGCTAAA GTGTATCCATTTTCATTGGATCCCTTTCAGAAGGAGGCGCTCAAGTGCTTGGAGGCTCGCGAATCTGTTCTCGTTTCCGCGCACACGTCCGCCGGAAAGACGGTTGTTGCAGA ATATGCAATTGCTATGTCGTTGAGAGATAAGCAGCGTGTGATCTACACGACGCCTATCAAGGCGTTGagcaatcaaaagtatcGGGATTTAAACGAGGAATTCGGCGACGTTGGTCTAATGACTGGCGATGTCACGCTGAATCCGGGAGCAAGCTGTCTGGTCATGACAACAGAG ATTTTACGAAGTATGTTGTATAGAGGATCAGAG GTTATGCGTGAAGTGGGATGGGTAGTGTTTGATGAGTGCCACTACATGAGAGACAAAG AGCGAGGTGTTGTTTGGGAAGAGACAATCATCCTTTTACCGGACAACGTCTACTACGTTTTCCTATCAGCAACAATTCCCAATGCACGGCAGTTTGCCTCGTGGACATGCCACCTTCACAAACAG CCCGTTCACGTTGTCTATACCGATTATCGacccgttccactgcagcACTATGTTTATCCGGCAGGCGCGGATGGTCTCTATCTCATTGTTGACGAGAAAGGCGATTTCAAAGAGGAGAATTTTCAGAAAGCAATGGGTTTACTGAAGGACGGCGAGGGAAGCAGAGTGGGACGAAAAGGAGGGACGAAAG GCTCTTCGACGTGCTACAACGTAGTGAAGATGATCATGGAGAGAAACATGCAGCCAGTCATCGTGTTCAGCTTCAGCAAGCGAGACTGCGAAGCGTACGCGCTGCAGATGTCCAAGCTCGATTTCAACACGG acgaagaaaagaaactggTGGACGAAGTGTTTTCAAATGCCATTGACGCCCTATCGGACGAAGACAAGCATTTGCCTCAG GTGGAGCACGTGCTTCCGCTGCTGAAACGGGGCGTCGGTATTCACCACGGCGGTCTGCTTCCCATTCTCAAGGAGGTGATAGAGATTCTCTTTGGCGAAGGGCTCATCAAA GCGTTGTTTGCAACGGAGACGTTTGCTCTGGGACTCAACATGCCAGCAAGAActgtcgtcttctcgaaTCCTAGAAAATTCGACGGCAAAGAGTTTCGATGG GTCACTGGCGGAGAATACATTCAGATGAGCGGTCGCGCTGGACGACgaggaatcgacgagagaGGCATCGTCATGCTGATggtcgacgagaagatgGATCCCCCTGTTGGAAAAACGCTCCTAAAG GGGCACTCTGATCCTCTCAATAGCGCCTTCTATTTGAACTACAACATGGTGCTGAACCTTTTGAGAGTCGAAGAAATTAATCCTGAGTATATGCTGGAGAAGTCGTTCTACCAGTGGCAACACGAGATGGCCATACCAGATATGGAAGACA aaaTGACGCACCTCCAGTCGGCTAAGGAATCTGTAGACATACCCAATGAGAAAGAGGCAATGCTTTACTACAAGATACGCCAGCAGTTGGACAAACTGGAGATCGAGTTGCGCTCCTATATCGTCAAGCCTAAGTATTTACTTCCATTCCTGCAGCCGGGAAGACTCATCTCC GTCAaagacggtgacgacgactacgGGTGGGGTGCCGTAGTTAATTTTCAGAAAAAGGCCGTGAAG GGAGAGGGAAGTCGATACGTCGTGGACGTTCTGCTGCACTGCGTCGCCGAAACGTCGCCCGTGTTTGGAAAAATTCCCAAACCTGCAGCCAGCCGTTCGGACGGGGAAATGCAG GTGGTGCCGATATCGATTAAACTGATTGAGGCAATCAGTAGCGTCAGAATCTATCTCAGCAAAGATTTGAAACCGAAAGACAGCAGGCAGACCGTTCTCAGGACGATTCAA gAAGTGCGGCGAAGATTCAAGGACAAACTACCCTATTTGGATCCGGTCGAAGACATGAATATAACGGAGGACGGCTTCAAGAAAACGGTCAAG aaaatcgaaacaTTAGAACGCCGCCTTTTTAGTCATCCACTTCACGACGATCCGGAGGAGAAACACGTCTACGAACTGtgcgagaaaaaggaaaag TTGGCATCGGAAGTGAAGCACACCAAGTCACAGatcaaaaaagcgaagaccGTTCTTCTCCTCGACCAACTGAAGTGCAGAAAACGAGTTCTAAGAAG ACTGGGATACGCATCGgcgtccgacgtcgtcgatctcaAAGGCCGAGTCGCCTGCGAGATCACGAGTTCCGACTGTCTACTTTTGACGGAAATGATGTTCAACGGGACGTTCAACGatctcgccgtcgagcaGACGGTCGCTCTTTTATCGTGTTTTATCTTCGAAGAGAAG ACGGAGGCGAGTACGAAGTTGTCTGAAGAGCTCGCCGGTCCCTTGCGCGTTCTTCAGGAGACCGCTCGTCGCATCGCTCACATTGCGGCCGAATGCAAAATggagatcgtcgaagacgagtaCGTTCAGTCGTTCAAGACGGGCCTGATGGACGTGGTTTATACGTGGGCTAAA GGTTCGACGTTTGCCCAGCTGTGTAAAATGACCGAAGTATTTGAAG GAAGCATCATCCGAACGATGCGACGTCTCGAAGAGTTGCTTCGCGAAATGTGCCAAGCCGCGAAAGTGATAGGCAACACGGAACTGGAAAACAAATTCTCGCAGG GTATTACAAAGATTAAAAGAGACATCGTTTTTGCCGCTAGCTTGTACCTTTAG